In Juglans microcarpa x Juglans regia isolate MS1-56 chromosome 7D, Jm3101_v1.0, whole genome shotgun sequence, the following are encoded in one genomic region:
- the LOC121238445 gene encoding beta-glucosidase 12-like isoform X3, with the protein MAMEGYILIGLLVLVSSFANTINAIAITPRYGISTLNRTSFPKGFTFGAGSADYQVEGAAPFHDGKGESMWDYYTHKYPEKIADGSNGDVASEQYHRFKEDFGLLKDMNGDAYRFSLAWTRLIPTGKISDGVNQKGIDHYNQVINELLAKGLTPYVTIFHWHVPIALDHKYGGFLSHRILEDFKDYAELCFKEFGDRVKHWTTVNEPHMFTNGGYAAGVLAPFRCSSWQNMNCTGGDSATEPYTVAHNLLLAHAVAANLYKTKYQAKQKGVVGITVDLDWMVPYSKSEKDRAAALRAIDFRFGWFMDPLTKGRYPLSMRTLVRNRLPMFTPEQSKLVKGSYDFIGLNYYTANYVADAPENKSLNKSYLTDGLLTKTGERDGVLIGPQAASDWLYVYPRGIYDLLVYTKSKYGDPVIYITENGINEHNNASIPLKEALVDTHRIDYHYRHLAYVHKAIGAGVRVKGYFAWSFSDTFEWFSGYTIRFGIHFIDFENGLKRHPKLSAQWFKNFLKK; encoded by the exons ATGGCGATGGAAGGGTACATACTCATAGgccttcttgttcttgtttcctCTTTCGCCAATACCATCAATGCCATTGCTATCACTCCCCGTTACGGCATTTCTACACTCAACAGGACCAGTTTTCCCAAAGGTTTCACTTTTGGTGCAGGATCAGCTGACTATCAG GTTGAAGGTGCAGCGCCGTTTCATGATGGCAAAGGAGAGAGTATGTGGGATTATTACACCCACAAATAcccag AGAAAATAGCGGATGGCAGTAATGGAGATGTAGCTAGTGAACAATATCATCGCTTCAAG GAGGACTTTGGGCTTCTGAAGGATATGAATGGAGATGCATACAGATTCTCACTCGCATGGACCAGACTGATACCAA CCGGAAAGATTAGTGATGGTGTGAACCAGAAAGGAATCGACCACTACAACCAGGTCATCAATGAACTCCTAGCCAAAG GTCTTACGCCCTATGTGACAATCTTCCACTGGCACGTCCCAATAGCCTTAGATCATAAGTATGGCGGTTTCTTAAGTCACCGCATTTT GGAAGACTTCAAGGACTACGCAGAGCTTTGTTTCAAGGAGTTTGGTGATAGGGTAAAGCATTGGACCACCGTAAACGAGCCTCATATGTTCACCAATGGTGGATATGCAGCAGGGGTTTTAGCACCTTTTAGATGTTCGAGCTGGCAAAACATGAATTGCACCGGTGGGGATTCAGCGACGGAGCCATATACCGTCGCCCACAATCTGCTTCTTGCTCATGCAGTTGCCGCAAACTTGTATAAGACCAAATATCAG GCAAAGCAAAAAGGTGTTGTAGGGATAACAGTTGATTTGGATTGGATGGTTCCATATTCTAAATCGGAGAAAGACCGTGCTGCCGCGTTACGTGCCATTGATTTTAGATTTGGatg GTTCATGGACCCCTTGACAAAGGGTCGCTATCCCCTCAGCATGCGCACTCTCGTACGAAACCGATTACCCATGTTCACTCCAGAGCAATCGAAGCTGGTGAAGGGATCATACGACTTTATCGGATTAAACTACTACACTGCCAATTATGTTGCTGATGCACCAGAAAATAAGTCTCTGAACAAAAGCTACTTGACAGATGGTCTTCTTACTAAAACAG GTGAGCGCGACGGGGTCCTCATTGGTCCACAG GCTGCTTCGGATTGGCTCTATGTCTATCCTAGAGGAATTTACGATCTTCTTGTCTACACAAAATCCAAGTACGGTGATCCAGTAATTTACATCACCGAGAATG GAATCAATGAGCACAATAATGCCTCAATACCTCTTAAGGAAGCTCTTGTGGACACCCACAGAATTGATTATCATTATAGGCACCTTGCGTATGTTCATAAGGCTATTGG GGCGGGCGTGAGAGTTAAAGGATACTTTGCTTGGTCATTCTCGGACACCTTTGAATGGTTTTCTGGTTATACGATTCGGTTTGGCATCCACTTTATCGACTTTGAGAACGGATTGAAAAGACACCCTAAACTTTCAGcacaatggttcaagaatttcctcaagaaatag